Proteins encoded within one genomic window of Patescibacteria group bacterium:
- a CDS encoding YidC/Oxa1 family membrane protein insertase, giving the protein MVALYQMVIYQPLFNILVWLYNVIPGHDVGIAIILLTIVVKLILYPFSLQSIRAQKSMQALQPKLDELKKKYKDDKEKLSQEMMKLYKDEKVNPFSSCLPVLVQLPILIAVYQVLRNGLSNGSFVLLYPFIANPGQIGLIAFGFLDLSKPNMVLAVLAGLAQYWQTTMVQVQQPPKTKDGKVLAGAKDENVMATMNKQMKYTMPLITIIIGFSLPGGLTLYWLIMTLLTVLQQYVVFRKVNKGEKPKNDGNNHPDVKVIEGEIIK; this is encoded by the coding sequence ATGGTTGCATTATATCAAATGGTTATTTATCAGCCATTATTCAATATCTTAGTCTGGCTTTACAACGTTATTCCTGGTCATGACGTTGGTATCGCTATTATTTTATTGACTATTGTGGTCAAACTAATTTTGTATCCTTTTTCATTGCAATCGATCCGTGCGCAAAAATCAATGCAGGCACTGCAACCCAAGCTCGACGAGCTAAAGAAGAAGTATAAAGACGACAAGGAAAAACTATCGCAAGAAATGATGAAGCTTTACAAGGACGAAAAGGTAAATCCGTTTTCTTCGTGTTTGCCGGTTTTAGTGCAGCTTCCGATTTTGATTGCGGTTTACCAGGTTTTACGCAATGGATTAAGCAACGGCAGTTTTGTCTTGCTTTATCCTTTTATCGCTAATCCCGGGCAAATCGGTCTAATTGCTTTTGGCTTTCTTGATCTTAGTAAACCAAATATGGTATTGGCTGTCTTGGCTGGCTTAGCTCAATATTGGCAAACCACCATGGTTCAGGTGCAACAGCCGCCGAAAACTAAAGATGGCAAAGTACTTGCCGGAGCTAAAGATGAAAACGTTATGGCAACGATGAATAAGCAAATGAAATATACCATGCCATTAATAACGATTATAATCGGTTTTAGTTTACCCGGTGGTTTGACTCTTTATTGGTTGATTATGACCTTGCTTACTGTTTTGCAGCAATATGTCGTTTTTCGTAAGGTGAACAAAGGGGAAAAGCCAAAAAATGATGGTAATAATCATCCAGACGTAAAAGTGATTGAAGGAGAAATTATTAAATAA
- the lgt gene encoding prolipoprotein diacylglyceryl transferase — protein sequence MFSTAPNSILLQLGSLAIHWYGLLVVVGFVVGFLIMLFLFKKNNLSSDDAYDLFFYVIVFGIIGARLYYVFYAWQYYSQNLLDVFKIWHGGLAIHGAIIAAIITIYFYSKRKKWSPWMIADVIATCVPLSLAIGRWGNYFNQELFGKPTTLPWSIPIEPANRPEQYSNFTKFHPTFLYESILDLILFTVLFIWQKRRRREAGSEGQDGIITLFFLIGYSVIRFFMEFLRTDYSPLIFGFRFAQVLSGVVFFVTLSIVLFFKFRRKWF from the coding sequence ATGTTTAGCACCGCACCAAATAGTATTTTATTACAGCTAGGATCACTGGCGATTCATTGGTATGGATTGCTGGTGGTTGTCGGTTTTGTTGTTGGTTTTTTAATTATGCTTTTTTTGTTTAAAAAGAATAATTTATCATCCGATGACGCTTATGATTTATTTTTTTATGTTATTGTTTTTGGGATAATCGGAGCGCGTCTTTATTATGTTTTTTATGCTTGGCAGTATTATTCGCAAAATTTGTTAGATGTTTTTAAAATTTGGCATGGCGGACTAGCTATTCACGGTGCTATTATCGCCGCTATAATTACTATTTATTTTTATTCAAAGCGCAAAAAATGGTCACCTTGGATGATAGCAGATGTTATCGCTACTTGTGTCCCATTGTCTTTGGCTATAGGAAGATGGGGAAATTATTTTAATCAAGAGCTTTTTGGCAAGCCCACGACCTTGCCCTGGAGCATCCCTATAGAACCGGCTAATCGTCCAGAACAATATAGTAATTTTACCAAATTTCATCCGACGTTTTTATATGAATCTATTTTGGATTTAATCTTATTTACGGTTTTGTTTATTTGGCAAAAACGCAGGAGACGAGAGGCGGGGAGTGAAGGACAGGACGGTATTATTACTTTGTTTTTTTTGATTGGTTATTCGGTAATTAGATTTTTTATGGAGTTTTTGCGTACCGATTATTCGCCGTTGATTTTTGGTTTTCGCTTTGCGCAAGTTTTATCGGGCGTTGTATTTTTTGTAACACTTAGTATTGTTTTATTTTTCAAATTTCGTCGAAAATGGTTTTAA
- the groL gene encoding chaperonin GroEL (60 kDa chaperone family; promotes refolding of misfolded polypeptides especially under stressful conditions; forms two stacked rings of heptamers to form a barrel-shaped 14mer; ends can be capped by GroES; misfolded proteins enter the barrel where they are refolded when GroES binds): protein MSKQILFDEKARAAIKRGVDKLADTVKVSLGPRGRNVILDKGYGSPVITNDGVTIAKEIELEDRFENVGAELIKEVASKTNDVAGDGTTTATVLAQAIIGEGFKNVAAGANPLAIRHGIEKAVAAVVKELKEKIAKPISSKEEITQVASISANSEEIGKVIAQAMEEVGNDGVITVEEAQSFGIEKEVVEGMQFDKGFIAPYMVTNPETMKAEYSDVMMLVTDRKISAISDILPLLEKVAQTGKKELVIIADDVDGEALATLVVNKIRGTFNTLAIKAPGYGDRRKEMLEDIAVLTGAKVISEEIGLKLESTTLEQLGSASKIISTKENTTIVGGAGDKTQIQSRIARIKKEIDECDSEFDKEKFKERLAKLSGGVAVIKVGAATETEMKEIKFKIEDALNATKAAVQEGIVPGGGVALIRAAMVLGSLNLEGEEKIGVNILRRALEEPLRQIANNGGKDGAVVVEEVKKLNGNYGYNGALDKYEDMIKSGIIDPAKVTRCALQNAASIASLFLTTEAVVTDKPEPKDCKCGNTGAGGGYGGMDLGM, encoded by the coding sequence ATGTCTAAACAAATTTTATTTGATGAAAAAGCTCGCGCGGCCATCAAGCGTGGAGTCGACAAACTAGCTGATACCGTCAAAGTATCTCTTGGACCGCGCGGTCGCAATGTGATTTTGGATAAAGGCTATGGTTCGCCAGTGATTACCAATGATGGTGTAACTATTGCTAAAGAAATCGAATTAGAAGATAGGTTCGAAAATGTCGGTGCGGAATTGATTAAGGAAGTCGCATCAAAAACCAATGATGTTGCCGGCGATGGTACCACTACTGCGACGGTTTTAGCACAAGCGATTATCGGCGAGGGTTTCAAAAACGTTGCCGCCGGCGCTAATCCGTTGGCGATTCGCCATGGAATAGAAAAAGCGGTTGCCGCTGTGGTTAAAGAGTTGAAAGAAAAGATAGCTAAACCGATTTCTAGTAAAGAAGAAATTACTCAGGTTGCTTCCATTTCCGCTAATAGTGAAGAAATAGGTAAAGTGATTGCTCAGGCTATGGAAGAGGTTGGCAATGACGGCGTAATTACCGTGGAGGAAGCACAGTCTTTTGGCATCGAGAAAGAGGTTGTTGAAGGAATGCAGTTTGATAAAGGCTTTATCGCTCCTTATATGGTGACCAATCCTGAAACTATGAAGGCGGAATACAGCGATGTGATGATGCTTGTTACCGATCGTAAAATTTCTGCCATCAGTGATATTTTGCCATTACTGGAGAAAGTCGCTCAAACCGGTAAAAAAGAGCTGGTGATTATTGCAGACGATGTTGACGGCGAGGCTCTAGCTACTTTAGTAGTTAATAAAATTCGTGGCACGTTCAATACCCTCGCAATTAAAGCTCCTGGTTATGGTGATCGTAGAAAAGAAATGCTTGAAGATATAGCAGTATTAACCGGCGCTAAGGTGATTTCCGAAGAAATAGGTTTGAAACTAGAAAGTACAACCTTAGAACAATTAGGTTCGGCAAGTAAAATCATCTCAACTAAAGAAAACACTACTATTGTTGGTGGCGCTGGTGATAAAACGCAAATTCAATCCAGAATAGCTAGGATTAAAAAAGAAATAGATGAATGTGATTCAGAATTTGATAAAGAAAAATTTAAAGAACGTTTGGCTAAATTATCCGGTGGAGTCGCGGTTATCAAAGTCGGCGCCGCCACAGAAACGGAAATGAAGGAAATTAAATTTAAAATCGAAGACGCTCTCAACGCCACTAAGGCCGCCGTGCAAGAAGGTATTGTTCCCGGTGGCGGGGTTGCCTTGATTCGGGCCGCCATGGTTTTGGGAAGTCTTAATTTAGAAGGAGAAGAAAAAATTGGTGTAAATATTTTGCGACGAGCATTAGAGGAACCGTTGCGTCAGATCGCAAACAATGGTGGTAAAGACGGTGCTGTAGTGGTTGAGGAGGTAAAAAAATTAAATGGTAATTATGGCTACAACGGCGCTCTGGATAAATATGAAGATATGATTAAATCCGGTATTATTGATCCAGCCAAAGTAACGCGCTGTGCACTACAAAACGCCGCTTCGATTGCTTCGTTATTTTTAACCACCGAAGCGGTGGTTACTGATAAGCCAGAACCAAAAGATTGCAAATGTGGTAACACAGGAGCTGGTGGTGGTTATGGAGGAATGGATTTAGGAATGTAA
- a CDS encoding thioredoxin domain-containing protein, with product MLNVKTKFSIFIVILLIFVFFLWFFISASDKASQGSDIAAGTMNRPARGGADAKVVLEVYFDFLCPVCRETDATLTKIYQKYGDEIRIEPHYVPTKKSSILINASAECAQRQGKYWEYHDLLFANQEKLTNVSVLQDYAAQVKIDINEFNNCINSNQTVPAIEYDMNRATELKLQDVPHIFANGEEISWQRPENDIIRFLAE from the coding sequence ATGTTAAATGTAAAAACCAAGTTTTCTATTTTTATCGTGATTTTATTAATTTTTGTGTTTTTTTTGTGGTTTTTTATTTCCGCTTCAGATAAGGCGAGCCAAGGCAGCGACATCGCTGCGGGAACCATGAATCGCCCGGCCAGAGGCGGTGCTGACGCAAAAGTGGTACTAGAAGTTTATTTTGATTTTCTTTGTCCAGTTTGTCGTGAAACAGATGCGACATTAACTAAAATATATCAAAAGTACGGCGATGAAATAAGAATTGAGCCACACTATGTGCCAACTAAAAAAAGTTCCATATTAATTAATGCTTCAGCTGAGTGCGCACAGCGACAGGGTAAGTATTGGGAATATCATGATTTACTTTTTGCCAATCAGGAAAAACTGACAAACGTCAGTGTTTTGCAAGATTACGCGGCGCAGGTAAAAATAGATATTAATGAATTTAATAATTGTATAAACTCCAACCAAACCGTTCCGGCAATCGAGTATGACATGAATCGGGCAACAGAGCTAAAATTGCAAGACGTTCCTCATATTTTTGCTAATGGAGAAGAGATATCTTGGCAAAGACCGGAAAACGACATTATTCGTTTTTTAGCGGAATAA
- a CDS encoding PRC-barrel domain-containing protein → MLINAKKIITLPVYTKSGQFLGEVTDIEIDSDGQMVINYFVGSAGVIKKLFVVDSLVVHRSQIVSISNEKIIVEDNVAKKIEETLIDKQIGMETSETVVTSNSFTQK, encoded by the coding sequence GTGCTTATTAATGCCAAAAAAATAATTACGTTACCCGTTTATACTAAAAGCGGGCAGTTTTTGGGTGAGGTGACTGATATCGAGATTGACAGTGATGGACAAATGGTGATTAATTATTTTGTCGGTAGCGCCGGAGTAATAAAAAAATTATTTGTCGTCGATAGTTTAGTGGTTCATCGCAGTCAGATAGTGTCTATTAGTAATGAGAAAATAATTGTTGAAGATAATGTTGCTAAAAAAATAGAAGAAACATTAATTGATAAACAGATTGGCATGGAGACAAGCGAAACCGTTGTTACGTCTAATTCTTTTACTCAAAAATAA
- a CDS encoding O-antigen ligase family protein → MWQKISLAKIVEYGVYLLIFLLPWQTRLIYKVASLNGGYWEYGSNSFYASEAFLIVLVILFLVWRKKSGGQKVQRKDVVLPLVFLVWSLVSVVWSLDRNLAIYYWSFFAQGFLLYFLISYGPVDRTKAVVSFVMAAGVQAALAWYQFLTQSIFASKWLGMASQSANDLGVFVIESGGQRWLRAYGSLPHPNILAAFLVVALIFLFFLSLNVNSSRQKLFIVSGLSLILPALIFTFSRAAWLSLIVCFLSFITLLIIKRIKNKFTAEILVLSVILVIIIGAIFWSPIKPRLVGGERLETLSNQQRVGLYKQSDILLQKYAYYGVGPGNQTLAVYKEIDNKQPSWFYQPVHNIYVLVLIEIGVVGVAIYTVLIISFLFFSQGDLSGKLAFLSLLIVGLFDHFLWSLYFGIILWWLVASLSKKNDYVRN, encoded by the coding sequence ATGTGGCAAAAAATAAGTTTAGCTAAAATTGTCGAGTACGGCGTCTATCTGTTGATTTTTTTGTTGCCCTGGCAAACGCGTTTGATTTATAAAGTGGCGAGTTTAAATGGAGGATACTGGGAATACGGATCAAACAGTTTTTATGCCAGCGAAGCGTTTTTAATCGTTTTGGTTATACTATTTTTGGTTTGGCGCAAAAAATCGGGCGGACAAAAAGTGCAACGTAAAGATGTGGTTTTGCCGTTAGTTTTTTTAGTTTGGTCGCTGGTTTCTGTCGTCTGGTCGTTAGACCGTAATTTGGCGATTTATTATTGGTCTTTTTTTGCCCAAGGCTTCCTGCTTTATTTTTTGATTAGTTATGGACCTGTTGACAGAACAAAGGCGGTGGTTAGTTTTGTTATGGCCGCCGGAGTTCAGGCAGCGCTTGCCTGGTATCAGTTTTTAACTCAATCGATTTTTGCTTCCAAGTGGTTGGGGATGGCTAGCCAGTCAGCCAATGATTTGGGCGTATTTGTGATTGAATCGGGCGGGCAGCGTTGGCTGCGCGCTTATGGCTCTTTACCGCACCCCAATATTTTAGCTGCTTTCTTGGTGGTGGCTTTGATATTTTTATTTTTTCTTAGCTTAAATGTTAATAGTTCACGTCAAAAGCTGTTTATCGTTTCCGGATTATCCTTGATTTTACCCGCTTTAATTTTCACTTTTTCTCGAGCGGCATGGTTATCATTGATCGTTTGTTTTTTGTCTTTTATTACTCTTTTGATAATAAAAAGAATCAAAAATAAATTTACTGCCGAAATTTTAGTTTTAAGCGTGATTTTGGTTATTATTATCGGAGCGATATTTTGGTCGCCGATAAAACCTCGTTTGGTTGGGGGAGAAAGATTGGAGACGTTGTCTAACCAACAAAGGGTTGGTCTTTATAAGCAAAGTGACATTTTGCTGCAAAAATATGCTTATTACGGCGTTGGTCCGGGCAACCAGACTTTGGCGGTATATAAGGAAATTGACAATAAGCAACCATCTTGGTTCTATCAGCCGGTGCATAATATTTATGTTTTAGTCTTAATTGAAATTGGAGTGGTCGGTGTTGCTATTTATACAGTATTAATTATTTCATTTTTATTTTTTAGTCAAGGCGACTTAAGCGGCAAATTAGCCTTTTTGTCGTTATTGATAGTCGGGCTTTTTGATCACTTTCTTTGGAGTCTATATTTTGGTATAATTCTTTGGTGGTTAGTCGCAAGTTTAAGTAAAAAAAATGATTATGTTAGGAATTAA
- a CDS encoding MFS transporter produces the protein MLGIKKGLPMLYFFGFVLSVSLALPAYIASTFLEKFSGIGNVGIFFIGSALVAMIAVNFFPYYIKRFSNYKITLYVLILYFLSIFLLINAQTKISAFIYFSLMTAFTNLLFINMDVFVERFTKVGLTGRVRTVYFTFINAGWLISPFIVGRFVGIDNYVYIYSISAALVVPVFVVLALKKKTFLDHTEYEHHNTLDTIKMVWQNKNLRGAFNISFLLQLFYGVAVIYIPIYLHQYIGFSWATIGIIFTAMLLPFVLIEIPAGIIADKYIGEKEIMTGGLLILSATTFSMFFIHSTNPWLWAGLLFTNRCGAALFEAMRETYFFKMVNIKDVDYVNVFRNTNNLGYLTAAVLGVVVLHFLSIGYIFIFTSLILLSGLYFIFHMKDTK, from the coding sequence ATGTTAGGAATTAAAAAGGGACTACCGATGCTGTATTTTTTTGGTTTTGTTTTGTCGGTATCGCTGGCGTTGCCGGCATATATTGCTTCGACTTTTTTGGAGAAATTTTCCGGAATAGGCAATGTCGGTATTTTTTTTATTGGTTCGGCGCTGGTTGCCATGATTGCCGTTAATTTTTTCCCTTATTACATTAAAAGGTTTAGTAATTACAAAATAACTCTTTACGTTTTGATTTTATACTTTTTAAGTATTTTTTTATTAATTAATGCTCAGACAAAGATCAGTGCCTTTATTTATTTTTCTTTAATGACTGCTTTTACTAATTTACTTTTTATTAATATGGATGTATTTGTTGAACGTTTTACCAAGGTAGGGCTGACTGGACGGGTACGGACTGTATATTTTACTTTTATCAACGCTGGATGGCTGATTTCACCTTTTATAGTTGGTCGTTTCGTTGGAATAGATAATTATGTTTATATTTATTCTATCTCTGCGGCGCTGGTCGTACCGGTTTTTGTGGTTTTGGCTTTAAAAAAGAAAACTTTTTTAGATCATACTGAGTATGAACACCATAATACTTTGGACACCATAAAGATGGTTTGGCAGAACAAAAATCTTCGCGGCGCTTTTAATATTTCTTTTTTGTTGCAATTATTTTATGGTGTTGCGGTTATTTATATTCCGATTTATTTGCATCAATATATCGGTTTTAGTTGGGCGACCATCGGGATTATTTTTACCGCTATGTTATTACCGTTTGTTTTGATTGAGATACCGGCTGGTATTATTGCGGATAAATATATTGGTGAAAAAGAAATAATGACTGGTGGTTTGCTTATTTTATCCGCAACCACATTTTCAATGTTTTTTATTCATTCAACAAATCCTTGGCTTTGGGCGGGGCTGCTTTTTACCAACCGTTGTGGAGCAGCACTTTTTGAAGCAATGCGCGAAACTTATTTTTTTAAAATGGTGAATATCAAAGACGTTGATTATGTGAATGTTTTTCGCAATACCAACAATCTAGGTTATTTAACGGCAGCTGTTTTAGGTGTTGTGGTTTTGCATTTTTTGTCTATTGGCTATATTTTTATTTTTACCAGTTTGATACTTTTGAGCGGATTATATTTTATCTTTCACATGAAAGATACTAAATAG
- the nusA gene encoding transcription termination factor NusA — MAQSPIMAAIQQICQEKNLSPEAVIETIEAALAAAYRKDFGQKNQNIKVEYDPENGESRVFDVKNVVEDELKEKAEAEAAERQAAIDRGEEPPVREATPELEDGEEGELRYNPKLHISFTDAKEIKPDAKVGDEIRVELQVPADYGRMAAQTAKQVIIQRLREAERSTIFDEFKDKQGQVLAGTVQRREGRNVLIDIGKVVGIMPPEEQVERERYNIGNRIKVYIISVALGSRGPEIIVSRKSPEIIRELFTMEIPEIANGSIEIKGIAREAGGRSKVAVYTEEENIDPIGSCVGQRGARVQTIISELSGEKIDIIEWKENPSEYIANALLPAKIISIEIREETKEAAATVDTDQLSLAIGKQGQNVRLASRLTGYRISIIEVKGGEKRELTAEEIEQGLIDTANKKDSEAGLVAAEGEVEVKSEDISETKE, encoded by the coding sequence ATGGCACAATCTCCAATAATGGCGGCGATCCAACAGATCTGCCAGGAAAAAAACCTCAGTCCTGAAGCGGTAATCGAGACTATCGAAGCGGCTCTCGCCGCTGCTTACCGTAAGGATTTTGGTCAAAAAAATCAGAACATCAAAGTCGAGTACGATCCGGAAAACGGAGAGTCTCGGGTTTTTGATGTGAAAAATGTTGTCGAAGACGAGCTGAAAGAAAAAGCCGAAGCCGAAGCAGCCGAACGTCAGGCAGCTATTGATCGTGGCGAAGAGCCGCCAGTACGTGAAGCAACCCCAGAGTTAGAAGATGGTGAAGAGGGTGAGCTGCGTTACAATCCTAAGCTTCATATTTCTTTTACTGATGCCAAGGAAATAAAACCGGATGCCAAAGTCGGTGACGAGATTCGTGTTGAGCTGCAAGTGCCGGCTGATTACGGTCGTATGGCGGCTCAGACTGCTAAGCAGGTGATTATCCAGCGTTTGCGTGAAGCCGAACGCAGCACTATCTTTGATGAGTTTAAAGACAAGCAAGGTCAAGTGCTTGCCGGTACTGTTCAACGCCGTGAAGGTCGCAATGTTTTGATTGATATCGGAAAAGTAGTCGGTATTATGCCGCCGGAAGAGCAAGTAGAAAGAGAACGTTACAATATCGGCAATCGTATTAAGGTTTATATTATTTCTGTTGCTCTTGGTTCTCGTGGTCCGGAAATCATCGTTTCTCGCAAAAGTCCGGAAATCATCCGCGAACTTTTCACCATGGAGATTCCGGAAATCGCTAACGGTTCTATTGAGATTAAGGGCATTGCCCGCGAAGCCGGTGGTCGCAGTAAAGTAGCGGTTTATACTGAGGAAGAAAATATTGATCCGATCGGTTCTTGCGTCGGTCAGCGCGGTGCCAGAGTTCAGACTATTATTTCCGAGCTGTCCGGTGAAAAAATAGATATTATTGAATGGAAAGAAAACCCGTCAGAATATATTGCCAATGCTTTATTGCCGGCAAAAATTATCAGTATTGAAATAAGAGAAGAAACCAAAGAAGCGGCTGCTACAGTGGATACTGATCAACTGTCACTTGCCATCGGCAAACAAGGTCAAAACGTCCGTTTAGCTTCCAGGTTGACTGGCTATCGTATCAGTATTATTGAAGTGAAGGGCGGAGAGAAACGTGAACTGACTGCCGAAGAAATCGAGCAAGGTCTGATTGATACTGCCAATAAAAAAGACAGTGAAGCAGGGTTAGTTGCTGCAGAAGGAGAGGTGGAAGTAAAAAGCGAGGATATATCAGAAACTAAAGAGTAG
- the pyk gene encoding pyruvate kinase, with protein sequence MKKRTKIVCTIGPSSEDKKVLESMVHAGMDVARLNFSHGKYRHHKMLIKNIRIAAARAGHAVAILQDLQGPRIRTGNIVKEGVELSVNDKVALYVEKETTAPPKVKADKFLPIQYQSLAKEIKIGATIFISDGIIELKVTKVDKKQELVFARVIRGGTVLALRGMNLPGTKISAPSITAKDKEDLKFGLCQGMDWVALSFVREASDVSALKRLIQSYHPKSLVKVMAKIERQEAIKNFDKILAVVDGIMVARGDLGIELAPAQVPILQKELVAKCLAAAKPVIVATQMLESMMEKPRPTRAEVSDVANAVIDHADAVMLSGETATGKYPVEVVEMMASIISKTEKSPYDDLAIQSPSLAKSTLFAVAESIKVLANKLKVKVLVVSDSTGEAVRAISSFRPEVDIIVLTRSKTTQQQLGLNWGVRAELKDLKAREDKLSEQMTGWIYAHKKRLGGSRAIIVSAVRRHGICEINFVKVVEF encoded by the coding sequence ATGAAAAAAAGAACAAAAATTGTTTGTACTATTGGTCCGTCGTCGGAAGACAAAAAAGTATTAGAATCTATGGTTCATGCGGGAATGGATGTTGCCAGGCTCAATTTTTCTCATGGTAAATATCGCCATCATAAAATGTTGATTAAAAATATTCGAATCGCTGCAGCTCGGGCGGGACACGCTGTCGCTATATTGCAAGATTTGCAGGGACCGCGGATTCGTACCGGTAATATTGTCAAAGAAGGAGTTGAACTTTCGGTGAATGATAAAGTGGCTCTGTATGTCGAAAAAGAAACAACTGCTCCGCCTAAAGTCAAAGCAGATAAATTTTTGCCTATTCAGTATCAAAGTTTGGCAAAAGAAATAAAAATCGGAGCAACGATTTTTATCAGCGATGGAATAATCGAACTGAAAGTTACCAAGGTTGATAAAAAACAAGAGTTAGTTTTTGCTCGGGTTATTCGTGGTGGTACTGTTTTGGCTTTGCGGGGAATGAATTTACCCGGGACCAAAATATCAGCACCGTCGATTACTGCTAAAGACAAGGAAGATTTGAAATTTGGTTTATGCCAAGGCATGGATTGGGTAGCGCTGTCTTTTGTTCGAGAGGCAAGCGACGTGTCAGCTCTCAAAAGACTGATCCAGAGCTATCATCCTAAAAGTTTGGTGAAAGTGATGGCAAAAATAGAAAGACAAGAAGCAATAAAAAATTTTGATAAAATATTGGCGGTTGTCGATGGCATAATGGTGGCAAGAGGAGATCTGGGAATTGAACTAGCACCAGCGCAAGTGCCAATATTACAAAAAGAATTAGTGGCTAAATGTTTAGCTGCGGCTAAGCCTGTGATAGTAGCAACGCAAATGTTAGAATCAATGATGGAAAAACCGCGTCCGACTCGCGCTGAAGTTTCTGACGTTGCCAATGCTGTTATTGATCATGCCGATGCCGTTATGCTTTCCGGCGAAACAGCGACCGGGAAATATCCTGTTGAAGTAGTGGAGATGATGGCAAGTATTATTTCCAAAACAGAAAAATCACCATATGACGATTTGGCAATTCAGTCGCCTTCTTTGGCTAAATCAACGTTGTTTGCCGTCGCTGAATCAATAAAAGTTTTAGCAAATAAATTAAAAGTTAAAGTATTAGTTGTTTCTGATAGTACCGGTGAAGCCGTGCGAGCAATTTCCAGTTTTCGGCCGGAGGTGGATATAATAGTTTTAACCAGGAGTAAAACAACACAGCAACAACTAGGTTTGAATTGGGGAGTTAGGGCAGAACTTAAAGATTTGAAAGCTCGGGAAGACAAATTGTCTGAACAAATGACAGGCTGGATTTATGCTCATAAAAAGCGTCTTGGCGGAAGCAGGGCAATAATAGTTTCAGCAGTTCGTCGTCATGGGATTTGTGAAATAAATTTTGTAAAAGTAGTTGAATTTTAG
- a CDS encoding co-chaperone GroES yields the protein MNIKPLRNNVIVRPVRKEEATKSGIVLPDTLDKEKPEQGEVLAIGPGRLLDSGSRAPMSVKIGDKVMFKKYSPDEIKVDGEELLVIEEGDIIAIL from the coding sequence ATGAACATCAAACCGTTGCGTAATAATGTGATTGTCCGACCGGTTCGTAAAGAAGAGGCTACTAAATCAGGAATTGTTTTACCCGATACTTTGGATAAAGAAAAACCCGAGCAGGGTGAGGTTTTAGCTATCGGACCAGGTCGACTACTGGACAGCGGTTCTCGGGCACCAATGTCAGTTAAAATTGGTGATAAAGTAATGTTTAAAAAATATTCTCCTGATGAAATTAAAGTCGACGGCGAAGAACTATTAGTTATCGAAGAAGGCGATATCATCGCTATTTTATAA